In the Candidatus Parvarchaeota archaeon genome, AGGCCAACTGAAGAAAATCCAATAACATCTAGTCAAGAAGATACCAGATTTCAAAAAGGTTAACCATGTACGAGCTAGACATCGCACTTTTGGTGCTATCGTTTGCCTGTGCAGCATTTTTCTCGGCATCTGAGTCAGCACTCACCTCACTTGGCGTGCTGAGGCTCAAGCGCCTGTCAAAGGAGAAAAAGTTTGGCTCTGAGGAGCTTGTTCGGCTAAAGGCCAATCCTGCAAGAATGATAACTACCGTACTCATTGGAAGCAACATATCTAACATCTCAGTGTCGTTTCTTGTTGCCCACCTAACGACTGTTTTTGCTGGGGAAGCATATCTTGGGGTAGCTGCCGGAGCACTTGTTCTGTTAATGCTAGTTTTTGGCGA is a window encoding:
- a CDS encoding DUF21 domain-containing protein — its product is MYELDIALLVLSFACAAFFSASESALTSLGVLRLKRLSKEKKFGSEELVRLKANPARMITTVLIGSNISNISVSFLVAHLTTVFAGEAYLGVAAGALVLLMLVFG